CTACCTGGCCGCGCGCGTCACCGAAAGCCTCGCGCCCGCGTTCATGCCGTATTACTTTCCGATCGCGATCGGGCTGGCCTTCGTGTTCGCCTTCATCGTCGGCTGGATCGTGGAGTGGGTGCTGATCCGCCATCTCTACAAGCGCCCGCTCGACACGCTGCTCGCCACCTGGGGCGTGAGCCTGGGCCTGCAGCAGATCTTCCGCACCTTCATCGGCCCGAAGGAAGTGAGCCCGACGCTGCCGGAGTGGCTCATGGGCTCGTGGACGCCGCATGAGGGCCTCGACATTCCGATCAACGGCCTGTTCGTGCTCGCGCTGACCGCGCTGGTCACGGGCGGCGTGCTGATTGCGCTGCACAAGAGCCGCTGGGGCCTGCGGGTGCGCGCCACCGTGGCCAACCGCACCATGGCCAACGCTACAGGCATCGACACCATGAAGACCGACCGCCTGACCTTCGCCATCGGCTGCGGCATTGCCGGCATGGCGGGCGCGGCCTTCACCACCATCGGCTCGACCGGGCCGACCTCGGGCTCGCTCTACATCGTCGATGCCTTCCTGGTGGTCACCTTCGGCGGCGCTGCCAGCCTGCTGGGCACCGTGGTCTCGGCCTTCGGCATTGCGCAGACGCAGTCGATCTCGGAGTTCTTCATGACCGGCTCGATGGCCAAGGTGCTGACGCTCTCGCTGATCGTGCTGATTTTGATGATGCGTCCGCAAGGCCTGTTCGCGGTGAAGGTGCGCCGTTGATGAACCCGAATCCTTTCTGGAGAACGTTCCGATGATGAATTTCATCAAGGCCTCGATCCTGCGCTACCAGCTCGGGAGCCTCTTGCTGCTGGTGCTGCTGCTGGCGGTGGTGCTGCCGCTGTCGCTCGACATCTTCCGCCTGAACCTCGTGGGCAAGTACCTCAGCTACGCCTTCGTGGCCGTGGGCCTGGTGATGGTGTGGGGCTATGGCGGCGTGCTGAGTCTGGGGCAGGGCGTGTTCTTCGGCATCGGCGGCTATGCGATGGCGATGTTCCTCAAGCTCGAAGCCTCCGACCCCATCACGACCAAGATCCAGTCGACGCCCGGCATTCCGGACTTCATGGACTGGAACCAGATCACCGAACTGCCCGCGCTGTGGCTGCCGTTCAAGAGCCTGCCGCTGAGCCTGGCGCTGGTGGTGCTGGCGCCGATGGCGCTGGCCTGGCTGGTGAGCTTTGCGATGTTCAAGCGCCGCGTGGGCGGCGTGTACTTTGCGATCATCACGCAGGCGGTGGCGCTGATCTGCACCGTGCTCATCATCGGCCAGCAGGGCTACACCGGCGGCGTCAACGGCATGACCGACCTGAAGACGATGCTGGGCTGGGACACGCGCACCGACGGCGCCAAGTACGTTCTCTACTACGTCTGCGTGGGCCTCTTGATCGCGAGCATCGTGCTGTGCCGCTGGATCCAGACCAGCAAGCTCGGCACGCTGCTGCTGGCCATGCGCGACAAGGAAGACCGCGTGCGCTTTTCAGGCTATGACGTATCGAATTTCAAGGTCTTCATCTTCTGCCTGGCGGCCGGGCTCTCGGGCATTGGCGGTGCGATGTTCGCGCT
This genomic window from Variovorax paradoxus contains:
- the urtB gene encoding urea ABC transporter permease subunit UrtB, which gives rise to MTLSDMMNIGLMQGFAGLSLFAVLLLMGLGLAIIFGQMGVINMAHGEFMTIGAYSIYLAARVTESLAPAFMPYYFPIAIGLAFVFAFIVGWIVEWVLIRHLYKRPLDTLLATWGVSLGLQQIFRTFIGPKEVSPTLPEWLMGSWTPHEGLDIPINGLFVLALTALVTGGVLIALHKSRWGLRVRATVANRTMANATGIDTMKTDRLTFAIGCGIAGMAGAAFTTIGSTGPTSGSLYIVDAFLVVTFGGAASLLGTVVSAFGIAQTQSISEFFMTGSMAKVLTLSLIVLILMMRPQGLFAVKVRR
- the urtC gene encoding urea ABC transporter permease subunit UrtC — protein: MNFIKASILRYQLGSLLLLVLLLAVVLPLSLDIFRLNLVGKYLSYAFVAVGLVMVWGYGGVLSLGQGVFFGIGGYAMAMFLKLEASDPITTKIQSTPGIPDFMDWNQITELPALWLPFKSLPLSLALVVLAPMALAWLVSFAMFKRRVGGVYFAIITQAVALICTVLIIGQQGYTGGVNGMTDLKTMLGWDTRTDGAKYVLYYVCVGLLIASIVLCRWIQTSKLGTLLLAMRDKEDRVRFSGYDVSNFKVFIFCLAAGLSGIGGAMFALQVGFMSPSFVGIVPSIEMVIFCAVGGRMSLVGAVYGALLVNAGKTLFSESFPDLWLFLMAGLFIGVTMAFPMGLAGLWDEKIRPWWKERRKALREAAVKPLASTATPPPAPASPSASPSPEPQLPEGVGSQRA